The Fulvivirga ligni genome window below encodes:
- a CDS encoding DinB family protein, with product MEHSFKTCFTSRRIYLDFLEKYSLEQLNTIPKGFSNNIIWNAGHIIVAQQALIYKTAELPMYVSDDLYNTYKPGSVPTQKTTEAELNTLKDLLLTLPEKTYEDYLQDKFKVFHERMTGTGFYLESLKDALNFNNYHEGIHLGYIMNIRKFV from the coding sequence ATGGAGCATTCCTTCAAAACTTGTTTTACCAGCAGGCGCATTTATTTAGATTTTTTAGAAAAGTATTCACTAGAGCAACTCAATACCATTCCGAAAGGATTTAGCAATAACATCATCTGGAATGCGGGTCATATCATAGTAGCACAACAGGCTTTAATCTACAAAACTGCCGAGTTACCGATGTATGTTTCTGATGATCTCTATAATACCTACAAACCAGGATCAGTGCCTACTCAAAAAACTACCGAAGCAGAGCTGAACACTCTGAAGGATTTGCTGCTTACTCTCCCAGAAAAAACTTATGAAGATTACCTTCAGGACAAGTTTAAGGTTTTCCATGAGAGAATGACAGGCACCGGCTTTTATCTGGAAAGCCTAAAGGATGCACTGAACTTCAATAATTATCATGAAGGCATCCATTTAGGATACATCATGAACATAAGAAAGTTTGTATAG